A region from the Geotrypetes seraphini chromosome 10, aGeoSer1.1, whole genome shotgun sequence genome encodes:
- the FIZ1 gene encoding flt3-interacting zinc finger protein 1 — MELLVKEDGDDLPLEIKGALVNCFDVASSEVEVGEQIDIDGRYSTRPGRMWTSCTLLETTKSNPEGETVQRVQAAVAMPQSQDEEADPFQCSECDKSFRFRSGLRRHFACHTQLKPFGCPHCSKNFKHSFNLANHIRCHTGERPFHCTQCPKRFRDSTSLLTHQVVHTGEKPYICHVCQLRFSLRNSLRRHLSKQHQIVQQATPYQEKAKVPSGAVSAGRLGPYGCGACSRYFQQPSELRRHWLVHSGAKPFKCPECERNFNTQSLLKRHRLTHGERKLRQPSAPRCQLCAKDSGSATGRQCTACATPESLYQCECGTFFSTATALAQHLDAHITNVSFICGTCGQSLPSVSSLEDHQLSHSAPSAPSHHAGSELLRLLQLQVFPPPLPRPPKKPFGCSECSKLFRKQRDLDRHLLVHTGEKPYQCKECSKFFRQEAYLKHHQLLHGNDRPFPCSICGKGFITLSNLSRHKKLHQGLD; from the coding sequence ATGGAGCTCCTTGTGAAAGAAGATGGAGATGATCTTCCTTTAGAGATCAAGGGGGCCCTCGTGAACTGTTTTGACGTTGCCTCGTCAGAGGTAGAAGTAGGTGAGCAAATCGACATTGATGGCAGATATtccaccaggcccggacggatgTGGACTAGCTGCACCCTGCTGGAGACGACAAAGTCTAACCCAGAGGGTGAGACTGTACAGCGAGTGCAGGCAGCCGTAGCTATGCCCCAGTCGCAGGATGAGGAGGCAGACCCCTTCCAGTGCAGCGAATGTGACAAGAGCTTCCGATTTCGCTCGGGTCTGCGCCGCCACTTTGCCTGCCACACCCAGCTGAAGCCCTTCGGCTGCCCGCACTGCAGCAAGAATTTTAAGCACTCCTTCAACCTGGCCAACCACATCCGCTGCCACACAGGCGAGCGACCCTTTCATTGCACCCAGTGCCCCAAGCGCTTCCGCGATTCCACCAGCCTCCTGACCCACCAGGTGGTCCACACGGGAGAAAAGCCTTATATCTGTCACGTTTGCCAGCTCCGCTTCTCCCTGAGAAACAGCCTTCGGCGGCATCTGAGCAAGCAGCATCAAATTGTGCAGCAAGCGACCCCTTATCAAGAGAAGGCCAAGGTGCCCTCGGGCGCCGTTTCTGCAGGGAGGCTGGGGCCTTACGGCTGCGGGGCTTGTAGCCGGTATTTTCAGCAGCCAAGTGAACTTCGGAGACACTGGCTGGTGCACAGTGGAGCCAAGCCGTTCAAATGTCCAGAGTGTGAGCGTAACTTTAATACCCAGTCCCTGCTGAAGAGGCACAGGTTGACCCATGGCGAAAGGAAGCTGCGGCAGCCCTCAGCCCCTCGGTGCCAGCTATGTGCCAAGGACTCTGGCAGTGCCACAGGAAGGCAGTGTACTGCTTGTGCCACACCAGAGAGCCTCTACCAGTGTGAATGCGGGACTTTTTTCTCTACCGCCACAGCTCTGGCTCAGCACTTAGATGCTCACATCACCAACGTATCCTTCATCTGCGGCACCTGTGGCCAAAGCCTCCCCTCAGTCTCCTCCTTGGAAGACCACCAGCTCAGCCATTCAGCCCCATCAGCACCTTCACACCATGCTGGCAGTGAGCTTCTGCGGCTGCTGCAGCTCCAGGTTTTTCCTCCCCCACTGCCGAGGCCTCCCAAGAAGCCCTTCGGCTGCTCAGAGTGCAGCAAACTCTTCCGGAAGCAAAGGGACTTGGATCGACACCTTCTAGTGCACACAGGGGAGAAGCCATACCAGTGCAAGGAGTGCAGCAAGTTCTTTCGGCAGGAGGCCTACTTGAAACACCACCAACTGCTTCATGGCAATGACAGGCCATTTCCCTGTAGTATCTGCGGGAAAGGATTCATCACGTTGAGCAACCTTTCTCGCCATAAGAAGCTGCATCAGGGCCTGGACTGA